The genomic region GGCGCGCGAAATCCATGACCTGCGCCACTTTCGTCTCGGCCACCTCGAACGAGAACACGCCCACGACGGCAAGCCCCTTCTTGTGAACCGTCAGCATGATGTCGAACGCCTGGGCATGGTTCAGACCGAAGAACCGCTCAAGCACATGCACCACGAATTCCATCGGGGTATAGTCGTCATTCAAGAGCATGACCTTGTAAAGCGGGGGCCGTTCCGTCTTGGCCTTGGGCTTGGTCAGGATCGACGTGTCCTGACCCGGGCCATCGGTCTTGTCAGACATGGTCAGCGGGCGTGACGACACGGGACGTAAGCTCCATCTGGATTCGGGGGTTGCACCGGATAGGGGAAATATAGCCTTTTCTGGGCTGGCGAAAAGGGGCGGCGTTCGCACCGCGCAAAAGGACACGACATGCTGACGACGATAGGCTTCGATGCCGACGACACCCTGTGGCAGAACGAGTCGTTCTTTCGCCTGACACAGGACCGCTTCACCCGGCTTCTGGCCGACCATGCCAAGGCCGACCATCTTGCCGAACGGCTGGAAGCGGCAGAGCGGCGCAACATCGGCCATTACGGCTTTGGCGTGAAGGGCTTCACCCTGTCGATGATCGAAACCGCCATCGAGGTGACGGAAGGCCGTGTCCCCGCCAGCGTGATCGCCGAACTGATCGCCGCCGGGCGCGACATGCTGGAACATCCCATCGACCTTCTGCCGCAGGCCCGGGCCACGGTCACGACGCTGGCCGCTGACTATCGGGTGCTGCTGATCACCAAGGGCGACCTTC from Tabrizicola piscis harbors:
- the clpS gene encoding ATP-dependent Clp protease adapter ClpS produces the protein MSDKTDGPGQDTSILTKPKAKTERPPLYKVMLLNDDYTPMEFVVHVLERFFGLNHAQAFDIMLTVHKKGLAVVGVFSFEVAETKVAQVMDFARRHQHPLQCTMEKE
- a CDS encoding HAD family hydrolase; amino-acid sequence: MLTTIGFDADDTLWQNESFFRLTQDRFTRLLADHAKADHLAERLEAAERRNIGHYGFGVKGFTLSMIETAIEVTEGRVPASVIAELIAAGRDMLEHPIDLLPQARATVTTLAADYRVLLITKGDLLDQERKLAQSGLGDLFDGVEIVSHKTEAAYRAIFARHGTGADQAMMVGNSLKSDVIPALQAGAWGVHVPHGLTWALEAADPPTDHHRFHAITSLGDLPDLVASLQVGRNS